The Triticum dicoccoides isolate Atlit2015 ecotype Zavitan chromosome 6A, WEW_v2.0, whole genome shotgun sequence genome has a window encoding:
- the LOC119315478 gene encoding sucrose:sucrose 1-fructosyltransferase-like, whose amino-acid sequence MAPQGGDVGLSCSTSGGVAGRGALGPFGLLVLADARHHGRDTECIAIIFYVGRGLDSGLHTHICQDDTHSSHANDIVKRVIRNFVPVLDDEELSIRVLLDHSIVENLAMGGKSTVMSRVYPTKAIYANASVYLFNNATRARTTATSLVVHEMDSYNRPTQLHCKKETKILYRGASTSHLVAHGHHLFT is encoded by the exons ATGGCCCCTCAAG GAGGCGATGTCGGCCTCAGTTGCAGCACTAGCGGTGGCGTGGCGGGCCGGGGTGCTCTCGGCCCCTTTGGCCTGCTCGTGCTCGCCGACGCCAGGCACCATGGCAGGGACACGGAGTGTATTGCCATCATCTTCTACGTCGGCAGAGGCCTCGACAGCGGCTTGCACACGCACATCTGCCAGGACGATACACACTCATCCCACGCCAATGACATCGTCAAGAGGGTCATCAGGAATTTCGTGCCAGTGCTCGACGATGAGGAGCTATCCATTAGAGTGCTGCTGGATCATTCCATTGTCGAGAACCTCGCGATGGGTGGGAAGTCGACCGTGATGTCAAGAGTGTACCCGACCAAGGCCATCTACGCCAACGCCAGCGTGTACCTCTTCAACAACGCCACCAGAGCCCGGaccactgccaccagcctcgtcGTTCATGAGATGGACTCCTACAACAGGCCTACACAGCTTCActgcaaaaaggaaacaaagattcTATATCGAGGAGCTTCAACTTCGCATCTGGTTGCTCATGGACACCATTTGTTTACGTGA